Proteins from a genomic interval of Phocoena phocoena chromosome 20, mPhoPho1.1, whole genome shotgun sequence:
- the LOC136140695 gene encoding translationally-controlled tumor protein-like, giving the protein MTASAEGPSAEGTDCTVITGVVIVMNHRLQETSFTKEAYKKYFKDYMKLIKGKLEEQRPERGKPFMTGTAEQIKHILANFKNDQFFIGENMNPDSMAALLDCREDGVTPYMTFF; this is encoded by the exons ATGACTGCCTCCGCTGAAGGCCCCTCCGCTGAAGGTACCGACTGCACAGTAATCACTGGTGTGGTTATCGTCATGAACCATCGCTTGCAGGAAACCAGCTTCACAAAAGAAGCCTACAAGAAGTACTTCAAAGATTAC atgaaGTTAATCAAAGGGAAGCTTGAAGAACAGAGACCAGAAAGGGGAAAACCTTTTATGACAGGGACTGCAGAACAAATCAAGCACATCCTTGCTAATTTCAAAAACGATCAGTTCTTTATTGGTGAAAACATGAATCCAGATAGCATGGCTGCTCTGCTGGACTGCCGTGAGGATGGTGTGACCCCATATATGACTTTCTTTTAA